One genomic region from Streptomyces sp. NBC_00457 encodes:
- a CDS encoding rhamnulokinase: MSTGVKSYAAVDLGASSGRVMVGRVGPDSLELTEAHRFANRPVRVPEGLRWDVLGLYAGVLDGLRAAGQVDSVGIDSWAVDYGLLDADGALLGNPVHYRDARTEGIAKKVWATVPAPELYAATGLQYAPFNTLYQLVAARSTQQLAYAKRLLLVPDLLAYWLTGEQGTELTNASTTQLIDPRTRDWSYDVAARLGIDLGLFAPLRQPGDPAGVLLPEVLEETGLTGPVPVTTVGSHDTASAVAAVPAEGERFAYICTGTWSLAGLELDAPVLSEASRAANFTNELGLDGTVRYLRNIMGLWLLQECVRAWGEPELGGLLLDAANAPALRSVVDAGDSAFLAPGRMPERIAEACRVSGQPVPESPAEITRCILDSLALAHRRAVEEAQRLAGHPVDVVHIVGGGTRNALLCQLTADACGLPVVAGPTEAAALGNVLVQARAHGLVGDLAGMRRLLTRTQPLTRYEPRGDIARWRKAEARLTRR; this comes from the coding sequence ATGAGCACGGGTGTGAAGTCGTACGCCGCGGTCGACCTCGGCGCGTCCAGCGGGCGCGTCATGGTCGGCCGTGTCGGGCCCGACTCGCTGGAGCTGACGGAGGCCCACCGGTTCGCGAACCGGCCGGTACGGGTGCCGGAGGGGCTGCGGTGGGACGTGCTCGGGCTGTATGCCGGAGTGCTGGACGGGCTCAGGGCGGCGGGTCAGGTGGACTCCGTCGGCATCGACAGCTGGGCCGTGGACTACGGGCTGCTGGACGCCGACGGTGCGCTGCTCGGGAACCCCGTGCACTACCGGGACGCGCGGACCGAGGGCATCGCGAAGAAGGTGTGGGCGACGGTGCCCGCCCCCGAGCTGTATGCGGCGACGGGACTGCAGTACGCGCCCTTCAACACGCTGTACCAGCTGGTCGCCGCCCGTTCCACCCAGCAACTGGCGTACGCCAAGCGTCTGTTGCTCGTCCCGGATCTGCTCGCCTACTGGCTCACCGGCGAGCAGGGCACCGAGCTGACCAACGCCTCCACGACCCAGCTGATCGATCCCCGGACGCGCGACTGGTCGTACGACGTCGCCGCCCGGCTCGGGATCGACCTCGGCCTGTTCGCGCCGCTCAGACAGCCCGGGGACCCGGCGGGCGTGCTGCTGCCCGAGGTGCTGGAGGAGACCGGGCTGACCGGGCCGGTGCCGGTCACGACGGTCGGCTCGCACGACACGGCGTCGGCGGTTGCCGCTGTACCGGCCGAGGGTGAGCGGTTCGCGTACATCTGCACCGGCACCTGGTCCCTGGCGGGCCTGGAGCTGGACGCGCCCGTGCTGAGCGAGGCGAGCCGCGCCGCCAACTTCACCAATGAGCTGGGGCTGGACGGAACAGTCCGGTATCTGCGCAACATCATGGGACTGTGGCTGCTCCAGGAGTGCGTACGGGCCTGGGGTGAGCCGGAGTTGGGCGGGTTGCTGCTCGACGCGGCCAACGCGCCGGCGCTGCGGTCGGTCGTGGACGCGGGCGACTCGGCGTTCCTCGCGCCGGGGCGGATGCCGGAGCGGATCGCCGAGGCCTGCCGGGTCTCGGGGCAGCCGGTGCCCGAGTCGCCCGCCGAGATCACGCGCTGCATCCTCGACTCCCTCGCGCTCGCCCATCGCCGGGCGGTCGAGGAGGCGCAGCGGCTGGCCGGGCACCCGGTCGACGTCGTGCACATCGTGGGTGGCGGCACGCGCAACGCATTGCTGTGCCAGCTCACCGCCGACGCCTGCGGACTGCCGGTCGTGGCGGGTCCGACGGAGGCCGCCGCCCTCGGGAACGTCCTGGTCCAGGCGCGGGCCCACGGGCTCGTCGGCGACCTCGCGGGAATGCGGCGCCTGCTCACCCGTACACAGCCGCTCACCCGATACGAGCCGCGCGGCGACATCGCGCGCTGGCGCAAGGCGGAGGCCCGGCTCACCCGGCGGTGA
- a CDS encoding (Fe-S)-binding protein, with the protein MRVALFLTCVNDTLYPDTGRAVVKLLTRLGVDVDFPMAQTCCGQAHYNTGYRHEAEPLARHFSDVFGEYEAIVTPSGSCGAMVRELYPRMGERARAEGRGDTLAATLAPVIPKTYELTEFLVDVLGVTDVGAYYPHKVTYHPTCHGLRSLGLGDRPRRLLQAVKGLELAELPGADECCGFGGTFALKNSDVSAAMGADKVRNAESTGAEVLCAADNSCLMHIGGTMARIGTGMRPVHIAEILASTEEEPAE; encoded by the coding sequence ATGCGTGTCGCCCTGTTCCTGACCTGTGTCAACGACACGCTCTATCCGGACACCGGCCGCGCCGTGGTGAAACTGCTGACCAGGCTGGGCGTCGACGTCGACTTCCCGATGGCCCAGACCTGCTGCGGGCAGGCGCACTACAACACCGGCTACCGGCATGAGGCGGAGCCGCTGGCCCGGCATTTCTCCGATGTCTTCGGGGAGTACGAGGCGATCGTGACCCCGTCCGGGTCGTGCGGGGCGATGGTGCGGGAGCTGTATCCGCGGATGGGCGAGCGGGCGCGGGCCGAGGGACGCGGGGACACGCTCGCGGCCACGTTGGCGCCGGTGATCCCGAAGACGTACGAGCTCACGGAGTTCCTGGTGGACGTGCTCGGGGTGACGGACGTCGGCGCGTACTACCCGCACAAGGTGACCTACCACCCGACCTGCCACGGGCTGCGCAGCCTGGGCCTGGGGGACAGGCCGCGGCGGCTGCTCCAGGCCGTCAAGGGGCTGGAGCTGGCCGAGCTGCCGGGTGCCGACGAGTGCTGCGGATTCGGCGGCACCTTCGCCCTGAAGAACTCCGACGTCTCGGCTGCGATGGGCGCGGACAAGGTGCGCAACGCCGAGTCGACGGGCGCCGAGGTGCTGTGCGCGGCCGACAACTCCTGCCTCATGCACATCGGCGGGACGATGGCCCGGATCGGCACCGGCATGCGGCCCGTCCACATCGCGGAGATCCTGGCGAGCACGGAAGAGGAGCCGGCGGAATGA
- a CDS encoding LutB/LldF family L-lactate oxidation iron-sulfur protein yields the protein MSGTFVGMPAFPKAAHEAVHNQTLRGNLRHATHTIRAKREKAVAEVSDWAALREAGKQIKDHTLRHLDRYLVQLEESVTAAGGTVHWAADADEANRIVTRLVKETGESEVVKVKSMATQEIGLNEALEEEGIRAYETDLAELIVQLGKDRPSHILVPAIHRNRGEIRDIFAREMSEWGRPAPDGLTDTPAELAEAARLHLREKFLRAKVGVSGANFMVAETGTMVVVESEGNGRMCLTLPETLISVVGIEKIVPTWQDLEVFLQTLPRSSTAERMNPYTSMWTGTTDSESADGPRTFHLVLLDNGRTDTLADEVGRQALRCIRCSACLNVCPVYERAGGHAYGSVYPGPIGAILSPQLRGTESEIDASLPYASSLCGACYEVCPVAIDIPEVLVHLRERVVEGGQVTRAGNKVVLKPAKGHAAERAAMRAARWAFARPGALRTGQRLASRTRRLHPRSIPGPGKAWSETRALPALPSEPFRDWWQRTRGGSGKDGAK from the coding sequence ATGAGCGGGACGTTCGTAGGGATGCCGGCCTTCCCGAAGGCCGCGCACGAGGCGGTGCACAACCAGACGCTGCGCGGCAATCTGCGGCACGCCACCCACACCATCCGCGCCAAGCGGGAGAAGGCGGTCGCCGAGGTCTCCGACTGGGCGGCGCTGCGCGAGGCGGGCAAGCAGATCAAGGACCACACGCTCCGCCATCTCGACCGCTATCTCGTGCAGTTGGAGGAGTCGGTCACGGCAGCGGGCGGGACGGTCCACTGGGCGGCCGACGCCGACGAGGCCAACCGGATCGTGACGCGACTGGTCAAGGAGACCGGCGAGTCGGAAGTCGTCAAGGTCAAGTCGATGGCCACGCAGGAGATCGGGCTCAACGAGGCGCTGGAAGAGGAGGGCATCCGCGCCTACGAGACCGATCTCGCCGAGTTGATCGTGCAGTTGGGCAAGGACCGGCCCTCGCACATCCTCGTCCCGGCGATCCACCGCAACCGTGGCGAGATCCGGGACATCTTCGCCCGCGAGATGAGCGAGTGGGGCCGCCCGGCACCGGACGGCCTCACCGACACACCCGCCGAACTCGCCGAGGCAGCACGCCTGCACCTCCGCGAGAAGTTCCTGCGCGCCAAAGTCGGCGTCTCCGGCGCCAACTTCATGGTCGCCGAGACCGGCACGATGGTCGTCGTGGAGTCCGAGGGCAACGGGCGGATGTGCCTGACCCTGCCCGAGACGCTGATCTCGGTCGTCGGCATCGAGAAGATCGTGCCGACCTGGCAGGACCTGGAGGTGTTCCTGCAGACGCTGCCGCGTTCGTCGACGGCGGAGCGCATGAACCCGTACACGAGCATGTGGACCGGCACGACGGACTCCGAGAGCGCCGACGGGCCGCGCACCTTCCACCTGGTGCTTCTCGACAACGGCCGCACCGACACCCTCGCCGACGAGGTCGGCCGCCAGGCCCTGCGCTGCATCCGCTGCTCGGCCTGTCTCAACGTGTGCCCGGTGTACGAGCGGGCCGGCGGCCACGCCTACGGCTCGGTCTATCCGGGCCCGATCGGCGCCATCCTCAGTCCCCAACTCCGGGGCACGGAAAGCGAGATCGACGCCTCACTGCCGTACGCCTCGTCGCTGTGCGGTGCCTGCTACGAGGTGTGCCCGGTCGCCATCGACATCCCCGAGGTGCTGGTGCATCTGCGGGAACGCGTCGTGGAGGGCGGCCAGGTGACACGGGCGGGCAACAAGGTGGTGCTGAAACCGGCCAAGGGACATGCCGCCGAGCGGGCCGCCATGCGCGCGGCACGCTGGGCGTTCGCCCGCCCGGGCGCCCTGCGCACCGGCCAGCGGCTCGCCTCCCGCACCCGGCGGCTGCATCCGCGCTCGATTCCGGGTCCCGGCAAGGCGTGGAGCGAGACCCGGGCCCTGCCCGCACTGCCGTCCGAGCCGTTCCGGGACTGGTGGCAGCGCACGCGGGGCGGCAGCGGAAAGGACGGTGCGAAGTGA
- a CDS encoding LutC/YkgG family protein, producing the protein MSSRERILGRVQRALADVPPDATPYDQAVSRTYLSEHGNRSVEETVDLLAENLADYRAIVHRTDGAGLAGVIAGLLDARGSASVVVPPGLDEGWLAATEVAQVPDRAESTSYELDQVDSVVTGCALAIAETGTIVLDGSPDQGRRRITLVPDHHICVVRVPGQVVSSVPQALPRLDPTRPLTWISGPSATSDIELDRVEGVHGPRTLEVILVSGE; encoded by the coding sequence GTGAGCAGCAGGGAGCGGATCCTGGGCCGGGTGCAGCGCGCGCTCGCGGACGTGCCACCGGACGCCACGCCGTACGACCAGGCGGTCTCGCGCACCTATCTGAGCGAGCACGGGAACCGGAGTGTCGAGGAGACGGTGGATCTGCTCGCCGAGAATCTGGCGGACTATCGGGCGATCGTGCATCGCACGGACGGTGCCGGACTCGCCGGAGTGATCGCGGGGTTGCTCGACGCACGGGGATCGGCGTCCGTCGTCGTGCCGCCGGGGCTGGACGAAGGGTGGCTGGCGGCGACCGAGGTGGCCCAGGTGCCGGACCGGGCCGAGAGCACGTCGTACGAACTGGACCAGGTCGACAGTGTGGTGACCGGCTGCGCGCTCGCCATCGCCGAGACCGGCACGATCGTCCTGGACGGCTCCCCCGACCAGGGCCGCCGCCGGATCACCCTCGTCCCCGACCACCACATCTGTGTCGTACGGGTCCCCGGCCAGGTCGTGTCGTCCGTGCCGCAGGCCCTGCCCCGGCTCGACCCGACACGCCCGCTGACCTGGATCTCCGGTCCCTCCGCGACCAGCGACATCGAACTCGACCGGGTCGAGGGGGTGCACGGACCGCGCACCCTGGAGGTGATTCTGGTGAGCGGGGAGTGA
- a CDS encoding ABC transporter ATP-binding protein, producing MFRTGSRRMHDKGPAAEALRLVKVTKTYGSDDSAVTALDGVTLSLGRGTFTAVMGPSGSGKSTLLQCAAGLDRPDSGIVLVDGAEMTGDTEAELTKFRRRRIGFVFQQYNLLETLTVAQNTVLPLKLAGQRVDRRRAREVLTSVGLGERLGHRPDQLSGGQRQRVAIARALVTEPRVVFADEPTGALDTRSAREVLLLLQEAVRVHGRTVVMVTHDPVAASYADSVLFLADGRLAGRMDAPTPDAVAERLAHLGDDALQGV from the coding sequence ATGTTTCGCACAGGTTCGCGACGTATGCACGACAAGGGACCCGCCGCCGAGGCGCTGCGGCTGGTCAAGGTCACCAAGACCTACGGCTCCGACGACAGCGCCGTGACCGCCCTGGACGGGGTCACGCTCAGCCTCGGGCGGGGCACGTTCACCGCCGTGATGGGGCCGTCGGGCTCGGGGAAGTCGACGCTGCTGCAGTGCGCGGCCGGTCTGGACCGGCCCGACAGCGGCATCGTGCTGGTCGACGGGGCGGAGATGACGGGTGACACGGAGGCCGAGCTGACGAAGTTCCGGCGCCGGCGGATCGGGTTCGTGTTCCAGCAGTACAACCTGCTGGAGACGCTGACCGTCGCGCAGAACACCGTGCTGCCGCTGAAGCTCGCCGGGCAGCGCGTCGACCGGCGGCGGGCCCGGGAGGTGCTGACCTCCGTGGGGCTCGGTGAGCGGCTCGGGCACCGTCCCGACCAGCTCTCGGGCGGTCAGCGGCAGCGGGTGGCGATCGCCCGCGCGCTGGTCACCGAACCCCGGGTGGTCTTCGCGGACGAGCCGACGGGCGCACTGGACACGCGCAGCGCCCGGGAGGTGCTGCTGCTGCTTCAGGAGGCGGTGCGGGTGCACGGCCGGACCGTGGTGATGGTGACGCACGACCCGGTCGCCGCCTCGTACGCCGACTCGGTGCTGTTCCTCGCGGACGGCCGGCTGGCCGGCCGGATGGACGCGCCGACGCCCGACGCGGTCGCCGAGCGGCTGGCCCACCTGGGCGACGACGCGCTGCAGGGGGTGTGA
- a CDS encoding FtsX-like permease family protein, which translates to MFLLAMRSIRQRPGRFLATLLSAFLGAAIIMTFNSMHDTAGQPGIDSTSSETLSLSASVVGGYGTLLVFFAVASTLTVNVRQRAAELELLRCSGATPAQIKRMVVGEAVAVALVGAALAIGPAMLGGRLLLDVFQDSGQVAGSVDHSFGPIALMSGIDITLLAAAGAAFLAVRRATRRRERRDGKRKFFAYAALVVGAVAVTSTFAMSATDEALMAAPAQGAILLSVGFALLATRLLKGLLNGLSLSGASGWLAVRNLRERAEHLAGILMSLILFTAVSTATLTMQAVESDTVEKLGIVKDVDAKTLETLNFTVVGIIVAFVCVMLVNSLYAATTYRAREFGQQRLAGATPGQVLGVVGAEGLVLTVTGVFFGTVAALAGIVPFTVVRSDEVLPGQFFGIWFTVVAIAAAVTMGTSLATTRRVLRTPAVEAVGLAA; encoded by the coding sequence ATGTTCTTGCTGGCCATGCGGTCGATCCGGCAACGGCCCGGACGCTTCCTCGCGACGCTGCTGTCCGCGTTCCTCGGCGCGGCGATCATCATGACGTTCAACTCGATGCACGACACCGCCGGACAGCCCGGCATCGACTCGACCAGCTCCGAGACGCTGAGCCTGTCGGCGAGCGTCGTCGGCGGCTACGGCACGCTGCTGGTGTTCTTCGCCGTCGCCTCGACGCTCACGGTCAACGTCCGCCAGCGGGCTGCCGAGCTGGAGCTGCTGCGCTGCTCGGGGGCGACTCCGGCGCAGATCAAGCGGATGGTCGTCGGTGAGGCGGTGGCCGTGGCCCTGGTGGGCGCGGCGCTGGCGATCGGCCCGGCGATGCTGGGTGGGCGGCTGCTGCTGGACGTGTTCCAGGACAGCGGCCAGGTCGCCGGGTCCGTCGACCACTCCTTCGGGCCGATCGCGCTGATGTCGGGCATCGACATCACGCTGCTCGCGGCGGCGGGCGCCGCGTTCCTCGCCGTACGGCGGGCGACGCGCCGGCGCGAACGGCGGGACGGGAAGCGGAAGTTCTTCGCGTACGCCGCTCTGGTCGTCGGCGCTGTGGCGGTGACGTCCACCTTCGCGATGTCGGCGACGGACGAGGCGCTGATGGCGGCTCCGGCGCAGGGCGCGATCCTGCTGTCGGTGGGTTTCGCGCTGCTGGCGACGCGGCTGCTGAAGGGCCTGCTGAACGGGCTGTCGCTGTCGGGGGCGAGCGGCTGGCTGGCCGTGCGCAACCTGCGGGAGCGGGCGGAGCATCTCGCCGGGATCCTGATGTCGCTGATCCTGTTCACGGCGGTGTCCACGGCGACGCTCACCATGCAGGCGGTGGAGAGCGACACGGTCGAGAAGCTGGGGATCGTCAAGGACGTCGACGCCAAGACGCTGGAGACCCTGAACTTCACGGTCGTCGGCATCATCGTCGCGTTCGTCTGCGTGATGCTGGTCAACTCGCTGTACGCGGCGACGACGTACCGGGCCCGGGAGTTCGGGCAGCAGCGGCTGGCCGGGGCGACTCCGGGTCAGGTGCTCGGTGTGGTGGGCGCCGAGGGGCTGGTGCTCACGGTGACCGGTGTCTTCTTCGGCACGGTGGCGGCGCTGGCGGGGATCGTCCCGTTCACCGTCGTCCGCTCGGACGAGGTACTGCCGGGCCAGTTCTTCGGCATCTGGTTCACGGTCGTCGCGATCGCGGCGGCGGTGACGATGGGGACGAGCCTGGCCACGACCCGGCGGGTGCTGCGTACTCCGGCGGTCGAAGCGGTGGGGCTCGCGGCCTGA
- a CDS encoding AAA family ATPase: MFTSVDEVSARLAETGYLASPAVATTVFLADRLGKPLLVEGPAGVGKTELAKAVATIAGAELIRLQCYEGVDESRALYEWNHAKQLLRITAGRDETWDETRTDIFSAEFLLPRPLLTAIRGDTPKVLLIDETDKADVEVEGLLLEVLSDFQVTVPELGTVTATRRPFVVLTSNASRELSEALRRRCLFLHIGFPDEELERRIVRLKVPDLDEALAASVVRVVGALRAMDLRKVPSVAETVDWARTLLALGADTLDETVVQASLGVLLKHQDDVLKAAAKLDLDAV; encoded by the coding sequence TTGTTCACATCCGTAGACGAAGTCTCCGCCCGTCTCGCCGAGACCGGCTATCTCGCCTCCCCCGCGGTCGCCACCACCGTTTTCCTCGCCGACCGTCTCGGCAAGCCGCTCCTGGTGGAGGGCCCCGCCGGCGTCGGCAAGACGGAACTCGCCAAGGCCGTCGCCACGATCGCCGGAGCGGAGCTCATACGGCTGCAGTGCTACGAAGGCGTCGACGAGTCCCGCGCGCTGTACGAGTGGAACCACGCCAAGCAGCTGCTGCGCATCACCGCGGGCCGCGACGAGACCTGGGACGAGACGCGCACCGACATCTTCAGCGCGGAGTTCCTGCTCCCCCGCCCGCTGCTGACGGCCATCCGTGGCGACACCCCGAAGGTCCTGCTGATCGACGAGACCGACAAGGCGGACGTCGAGGTGGAGGGCCTGCTGCTCGAAGTGCTGAGCGACTTCCAGGTCACCGTCCCCGAACTGGGCACGGTCACGGCCACGCGCCGCCCCTTCGTCGTCCTCACCTCGAACGCGAGCCGCGAGCTGTCCGAGGCGCTGCGCCGCCGCTGCCTGTTCCTCCATATCGGCTTCCCCGACGAGGAGTTGGAGCGCCGGATCGTACGGCTGAAGGTGCCGGACCTCGACGAGGCGCTGGCCGCGTCGGTGGTGCGCGTCGTCGGCGCGCTGCGGGCGATGGACCTGCGCAAGGTGCCCTCGGTCGCCGAGACCGTCGACTGGGCGCGCACGTTGCTGGCGCTGGGCGCCGACACGCTGGACGAGACGGTCGTACAGGCCAGTCTGGGCGTGCTCCTCAAGCACCAGGACGACGTCCTGAAGGCGGCCGCCAAGCTCGATCTGGACGCCGTGTGA
- a CDS encoding vWA domain-containing protein: MTAAASDVAARLTDFVAALRAHGIRIGTGETVDAGRAVAALGLADRERLREGLAATLLHGTGQRPVFDPVFDLYFPRGVGAPEERPADRDDLRDRLAKALTANDTALMGRLAGEAVDGFGGYGSSPASDGWSSYQTLDRLRPQTLLARVRDDIRAQGGTSGFADRLLDDEIRRRIEAFRAMVATEARRRVAERRGRDEIARRAVAPTADRVDFLYAGRDRVAELRRTVQPLARKLATRLAARRRRAARGTIDLRRTLRGSLSTGGVPMRPVLRRRRPARPELVLLCDVSGSVSGFSDFTMLLVQALHDQFSKVRVFAFVNRIDEVTGLLRHGVADPQGLGARIQTEATLTRWHGSSDYGVALGEFAEHYADALGPRTTVFVLGDARTNMSDPNLPAVRDIAERARRVYWLNPEPRTLWGTGDSAAPEYAGVVAMHECRNVRQLGDLIARLLPV; this comes from the coding sequence GTGACCGCGGCGGCGTCGGATGTCGCGGCGCGGCTGACGGACTTCGTCGCCGCGCTCCGTGCGCACGGCATCCGCATCGGCACAGGGGAGACCGTGGACGCCGGCCGGGCGGTGGCGGCGCTGGGCCTGGCGGACCGTGAGCGACTGCGCGAGGGACTGGCCGCGACGCTGCTGCACGGCACGGGACAGCGGCCGGTGTTCGACCCGGTCTTCGACCTGTACTTCCCACGGGGCGTGGGAGCGCCGGAGGAGCGGCCCGCGGACCGGGACGATCTGCGGGACCGGCTCGCGAAAGCCCTGACCGCCAACGACACCGCGTTGATGGGCCGGTTGGCGGGCGAGGCCGTCGACGGCTTCGGCGGATACGGGAGTTCACCGGCGTCGGACGGCTGGTCGTCGTACCAGACCCTCGACCGGCTCCGCCCGCAGACGCTGCTGGCCCGGGTCCGCGACGACATCCGGGCGCAGGGCGGCACTTCGGGGTTCGCGGACCGGCTCCTCGACGACGAGATACGGCGGCGGATCGAGGCGTTCCGGGCGATGGTGGCCACGGAGGCGCGGCGCCGGGTCGCCGAGCGGCGCGGGCGGGACGAGATCGCCCGGCGTGCGGTGGCCCCGACCGCCGACCGGGTCGACTTCCTGTACGCCGGGCGGGACCGGGTGGCCGAGCTGCGCAGGACGGTGCAGCCGCTCGCCCGGAAGCTCGCCACCCGGCTGGCGGCACGCCGGCGCCGTGCCGCGCGGGGCACGATCGACCTGCGCCGGACGCTGCGCGGCTCGCTGTCGACGGGCGGGGTGCCGATGCGGCCCGTGCTGCGCCGGCGCCGTCCGGCCCGGCCCGAACTGGTGCTGCTGTGCGATGTGTCGGGCTCCGTGTCCGGCTTCTCGGACTTCACGATGCTGCTGGTGCAGGCGCTGCACGACCAGTTCAGCAAGGTGCGGGTGTTCGCCTTCGTCAACCGGATCGACGAGGTGACCGGGCTGCTCCGGCACGGCGTCGCCGATCCCCAGGGGCTCGGCGCCCGCATCCAGACGGAGGCCACGCTCACCCGATGGCACGGCAGCAGCGACTACGGCGTGGCGCTGGGCGAGTTCGCGGAGCACTACGCCGACGCGCTGGGCCCGCGTACGACCGTGTTCGTTCTCGGCGACGCCCGCACCAACATGAGCGACCCGAACCTGCCCGCCGTACGCGACATCGCCGAACGGGCCCGCCGCGTCTACTGGTTGAACCCCGAGCCGCGCACGCTGTGGGGCACCGGCGACTCGGCCGCACCCGAGTACGCCGGAGTCGTCGCAATGCACGAGTGCCGCAACGTCCGGCAGCTCGGCGACCTGATCGCCCGCCTGCTGCCGGTGTGA
- a CDS encoding SDR family oxidoreductase, with amino-acid sequence MTTIEGSVALVTGGSRGIGRALVAALYERGAKKVYATARDPRTVTHPDAVPLALEVGDPASVAAAAEQAQDVTLLINNAGASVNANFLASSVDDIRREFETNFYGPLLVTRAFVPVIERNGGGHILNVHSALSWIGLAGSYSASKAALWSQTNSLRLDLKPRGIEVTGLHVGYVDTDMTARIDEPKSTPESVAAQALDGIAAGAYEVLADDISRQVKAGLSADLAVLYPQLAA; translated from the coding sequence ATGACAACCATCGAAGGATCCGTCGCCCTGGTAACCGGCGGCAGCCGCGGTATCGGCCGTGCCCTGGTCGCGGCCCTGTACGAGCGCGGCGCCAAGAAGGTGTACGCCACCGCCCGCGACCCACGGACCGTCACCCACCCCGATGCCGTGCCGCTGGCCCTCGAGGTCGGCGACCCGGCGTCCGTCGCGGCCGCCGCCGAGCAGGCGCAGGACGTCACCCTGCTGATCAACAACGCGGGCGCGAGCGTGAACGCCAACTTCCTCGCCTCGTCCGTCGACGACATCCGCCGCGAGTTTGAGACGAACTTCTACGGACCGCTCCTCGTCACCCGCGCCTTCGTGCCGGTCATCGAGCGCAACGGCGGCGGCCACATCCTCAACGTGCACTCGGCGCTGTCGTGGATCGGTCTCGCCGGCTCCTACAGCGCCTCGAAGGCCGCCCTCTGGTCGCAGACCAACTCCCTGCGCCTCGACCTCAAGCCGCGCGGTATCGAGGTCACCGGCCTTCATGTCGGCTATGTCGACACGGACATGACGGCGCGGATCGACGAGCCGAAGTCCACGCCCGAGAGCGTGGCGGCGCAGGCCCTCGACGGCATCGCGGCCGGAGCCTACGAGGTGCTGGCGGACGACATCTCCCGGCAGGTCAAGGCGGGCCTGTCCGCGGACCTCGCGGTGCTCTATCCGCAGCTCGCCGCCTGA